The Onthophagus taurus isolate NC chromosome 2, IU_Otau_3.0, whole genome shotgun sequence genome includes a window with the following:
- the LOC111422315 gene encoding uncharacterized protein DDB_G0283697-like, with protein sequence MRRKSRKTDPENGNSNEPEENPENGSENAETEEDVESEVKKSKSPKKGEKSPKKATKGEKRTLKDTTEDENQKNGAKSDQDEGESESGERETKRRKTSKTPKKGAKTNKKNVEEEVETEEEEQYEVEAVVDSKTINGVKHYLIRWKGYDASSDTWESKDSLNCPELIKEFNENTKKKSPKKKSRKKKSTTNAKNNDDNENEENAEYEVDKIVEVHHKRNGKKEFLVSWKGYPPSQDSWVDEEDMDCKDLIAKFMAKVEQVKNVTPKQLRENRAQTDRFTLTTREHGRRLSRRNKGKQRVQYHNTE encoded by the exons ATGCGTCGCAAGAGTCGAAAAACAGACCCGGAAAATGGCAACAGTAATGAGCCGGAGGAAAACCCAGAAAACGGTTCGGAAAATGCTGAAACTGAAGAGGACGTAGAATCGGAGGTGAAAAAGTCGAAATCGCCCAAGAAAGGTGAAAAATCTCCCAAAAAAGCCACAAAAGGTGAAAAGAGAACACTCAAAGATACAACGGAAgatgaaaatcaaaaaaacggGGCAAAAAGCGATCAAGATGAAGGTGAATCTGAAAGTGGGGAGAGAGAAACCAAACGCAGAAAAACCAGTAAAACGCCTAAAAAGGGCGCGaaaactaacaaaaaaaatgtggaagAAGAAGTGGAAACTGAAGAAGAGGAGCAATATGAG gTTGAAGCTGTAGTTGATTCGAAAACAATTAATGGtgtaaaacattatttaattagaTGGAAAGGTTATGACGCTTCTTCCGATACCTGGGAATCTAAAGATTCATTAAACTGTCCGGAATTAATAAAGGAGTTCAACgaaaataccaaaaaaaaatctcctaAAAAGAAAAGTCGCAAGAAAAAGAGCACAACAAACGCCAAGAATAACGACgataatgaaaatgaagaaaacgCCGAATATGAAgttgataaaattgttgagGTTCACCATAAAAGAAATGGtaaaaaggaatttttggTGTCTTGGAAAGGTTATCCACCATCTCAGGATAGCTGGGTTGATGAGGAAGATATGGATTGTAAGGATTTAATTGCGAAATTTATGGCAAAAGTTGAACAAGTTAAGAATGTTACTCCGAAACAATTAAGAGAAAATCGAGCCCAAACAGACCGATTCACCTTAACTACGAGGGAACATGGAAGGAGGCTTAGCCGAAGAAATAAAGGAAAACAAAG ggTACAATATCATAATACAGAATAA
- the LOC111413393 gene encoding uro-adherence factor A yields MSDYQWDALAEVYLSNKDADTDIYCLCSRVFIRSRDDKIKLNANLTDEFSVSETEVLTEDDIKDGCMTEIEPEQCQSQESSTDPKHEIDAEIVSCYCSASHTDNISTDEHDSLRESHSSTTTNNKSHIIRGLQSSDSGADLTEYNIKTIDYDSAWHRYWTLNGERIIWDSWIAKYSDYINPEFLPTREDIKVYDKVLIDSSNSKDHSKTKFSFDKKDLEKYGIETITEYVSHLDRIDENVEVKDYKSQDNSTHVSCMLVRTLSGSDSYDKLQTEVSVSEGWNPLSPISIECDAEAERLLSSRCGSYASSSARTVDSMTNVTRMTVSSFELSDNSSKTSDSFSSVSSVQSSFSSTSSEEADPGDPNDYKQQWDALWKRHYEEEYMQEFKRFISIISDHPDKDNKFGNKKSYFEKTVKVENKDKNKDSCSSVDGLFHTLSIKMSDSDIVIESIDDHVEEQDLMKSIGLPTSFGRRGRKRIALKEQDNQKVETEEEEPSNSDHIKSAFNLMGLEFKEDLNKRSKLKGHVEYKMKHIRLQNRHLKLHRQNHHNHRVKKPNHIRFDDDGNIIPEDNDKDELGVSDSSDDQQSTSSDNDEDQNKMQTFPLEDLEKPETVTIRKKKRKRKINLPPEIRENPNLKKYWSRRFSLFHKFDEGIKLDEESWYSVTPEQIARHTAQRLKCDIIIDAFCGAGGNAIQFALTCNKVIAIDIDSNKIELARNNAEIYGVSNKIEFIVGNFLDLAAGLKGDVVFLSPPWGGPSYLKQPTYELEEFLQPVPLSKLIETSRIVTENIALFLPRNSNTYALTMAAGPSGFVEVEQNFINKKFVAITAYYKDLIKHI; encoded by the exons ATGAGCGATTACCAGTGGGATGCCCTCGCAGAAGTTTATCTAAGCAATAAAGACGCGGACACCGATATCTACTGCTTATGTAGCAGGGTTTTTATACG AAGTCGtgacgataaaattaaattaaacgcCAATTTAACGGATGAATTCAGCGTTTCCGAAACGGAAGTGCTAACAGAAGATGACATAAAAGATGGGTGCATGACTGAAATTGAACCAGAACAGTGCCAAAGCCAAGAAAGCAGTACAGATCCAAAACACGAA ATTGACGCAGAAATAGTTAGCTGTTATTGTAGTGCCTCTCATACAGACAACATATCAACAGATGAACACGATAGTCTTAGAGAATCTCATTCGAGTACCACCACCAATAATAAATCGCACATAATCAGGGGCCTTCAATCAAGCGATAGCGGTGCGGATCTAACtgaatataacattaaaacaatCGATTACGATTCCGCTTGGCATCGATATTGGACTTTAAACGGTGAGCGGATCATTTGGGATTCTTGGATAGCCAAATATAGTGATTACATAAATCCCGAATTTTTACCAACAAGAGAAGATATAAAAGTTTACGATAAAGTATTAATCGACTCTAGTAATAGTAAAGATCATTCCAAAACAAAGTTTTCCtttgataaaaaagatttagaaaaatacGGTATTGAAACGATCACAGAATATGTGAGTCACTTAGATCGTATTGACGAAAATGTTGAAGTTAAAGACTACAAATCACAAGATAATTCAACTCATGTTAGTTGTATGTTGGTAAGAACGTTATCCGGAAGTGATTCTTATGATAAATTACAAACAGAAGTCTCAGTATCTGAAGGTTGGAATCCTTTATCTCCAATTAGTATTGAATGTGATGCTGAAGCTGAAAGATTATTGAGTTCAAGATGTGGTTCTTACGCAAGCAGCTCCGCAAGAACGGTCGATTCAATGACAAATGTTACTCGTATGACCGTTTCTTCGtttgaattaagtgataataGCTCGAAAACTTCTGATAGTTTCTCATCGGTAAGTTCCGTTCAAAGTTCCTTTAGCTCAACTAGTTCTGAAGAAGCAGATCCTGGTGATCCAAATGATTATAAACAACAATGGGACGCTTTGTGGAAAAGACATTATGAAGAGGAGTACATGCAAGAATTTAAACGATTCATTTCGATTATTAGCGATCATCCTGATAAAGACAATAAATTTGGGAACAAAAAGTCCTATTTTGAAAAAACGGtaaaagttgaaaataaagataaaaataaggATTCATGTTCGAGTGTTGATGGTTTATTTCATACTTTAAGTATTAAAATGAGTGATAGTGACATTGTAATTGAATCAATTGATGATCATGTTGAAGAACAAGATCTTATGAAATCAATTGGTTTACCCACATCATTTGGAAGAAGAGGACGAAAAAGGATCGCATTAAAAGAaca GGACAATCAAAAAGTAGAAACAGAAGAGGAAGAACCAAGCAATTCCGATCACATAAAATCcgcttttaatttaatgggcttagaatttaaagaagatttaaataaaagatcaAAACTTAAAGGGCATGTGGAGTATAAAATGAAACATATTCGCCTTCAAAATCGTCATTTAAAGTTACATCGCCAAAATCATCATAATCATCGCGTGAAGAAACCTAACCACATTAGATTTGACGATGACGGAAATATAATTCCCGAAGATAATGATAAAGATGAACTTGGCGTTTCGGATAGTTCGGATGACCAACAAAGTACTAGTTCGGATAACGACGAAGatcaaaataaaatgcaaACTTTTCCATTGGAAGATTTGGAAAAACCGGAAACGGTTACtattagaaagaaaaaaaggaagagAAAGATTAATCTTCCACCGGAAATACGGGAAAATCCgaatttgaagaaatattgGTCAAGGAGATTTTCGTtgtttcataaatttgacGAAGGGATTAAACTAGATGAag aaagcTGGTATTCAGTAACCCCTGAACAAATTGCAAGACATACAGCGCAAAGATTAAAGTGTGATATAATAATTGACGCTTTTTGTGGTGCCGGTGGAAACGCAATACAATTCGCATTAACTTGTAATAAAGTTATTGCTATTGATATCGATtctaataaaatagaattagcTCGAAATAACGCAGAAATTTATggagtttcaaataaaattgagTTTATTGTTGGAAATTTCTTGGATTTGGCTGCAGGTTTAAAGGGAGATGTGGTTTTTTTAAGTCCCCCTTGGGGTGGACCTTCCTATTTAAAGCAACCTACGTATGAATTGGAGGAATTTTTGCAACCGGTGCCTCTTTCAAAGTTAATTGAAACTTCTAGGATTGTTACTGAGAATATTGCGTTGTTTTTGCCAAGAAATTCAAACACTTATGCG ttgaCGATGGCGGCAGGTCCATCAGGATTCGTTGAAGTAGAACAgaatttcatcaataaaaaatttgtagcaattaCTGCGTATTATAAGGATCttattaaacatatttaa
- the LOC111413394 gene encoding serine/threonine-protein kinase greatwall, with protein sequence MSENNGTKPPDIDDFFIIKPISRGAFGKVFLGFKKTNSDVMYAIKVMKKTEMINKNMVSQVLNERNALALTKSPFCVQLYYSLQTDTSVYLVMEYMVGGDLKSLLSVYGFFDETMAAFYVAEVCLALQYLHKHNIIHRDIKPDNMLLSKEGHVKLTDFGLSKIQINRDLEISDFENSTPNLCARTPGQLLSLTSHLSFGSGSKPKSSVLQELQQNTSSSFHTPGCFLEQKDSKNISGVELLHCSMENQTETTYFSCINSTQDNSSKNITGNDTSPITSRIDRKRKQRSPSSPSSTQKVYARTGLTGEIEMLRLDTVCSPKGVTFSTPLSTQKLNKLKMKSTRFELPKSNQQENLNSSIISPPPTQNSSCPVTPKTPRTPYRTPKSVRRGQWSSDQRILGTPDYLAPELLLRNGHNVAVDWWALGVCFYEFVTGIPPFNDINPQHVFKNILERNIEWPTDDEALSEPTVTAIESLLTSEPDDRPKAEDVMKMDAFAGFDWQNLLSITPPFLPDPYDLTDTGYFQARNELLNFNISCFDI encoded by the coding sequence ATGAGTGAAAATAATGGAACGAAACCTCCAGatatcgacgatttttttattataaaaccaaTTAGTAGAGGAGCTTTTGGAAAAGTGTTTTTAGGCTTTAAGAAAACGAATTCGGACGTTATGTATGCGATtaaagtgatgaaaaaaactgaaatgattaataaaaacatggtTTCTCAAGTTTTAAATGAAAGAAACGCTTTGGCTTTAACGAAAAGCCCGTTTTGTGTGCAACTTTATTATTCATTACAAACAGATACTTCCGTTTATTTGGTCATGGAATATATGGTTGGAGGCGATTTGAAATCTTTATTGAGTGTGTATGGGTTTTTTGATGAAACTATGGCTGCATTTTATGTTGCTGAAGTGTGTTTAGCATTGCAATACTTGCATAAACATAATATAATTCATCGCGACATTAAACCAGATAATATGTTACTCTCAAAAGAAGGACATGTTAAATTAACCGATTTTGGTTTgtcaaaaatacaaattaatcgTGATTTAGAAATCTCTGATTTTGAAAACTCCACTCCAAATTTATGCGCTCGAACTCCAGGacaattattaagtttaaCTTCACATTTGAGCTTTGGATCTGGTTCAAAACCAAAATCATCCGTTTTACAAGAATTACAACAAAATACATCATCCTCTTTTCACACTCCAGGTTgttttttagaacaaaaagatAGTAAAAACATTTCTGGAGTTGAATTGTTACATTGCTCAATGGAAAATCAAACTGAAACcacttatttttcttgtataaATAGTACTCAAGATAATTCTAGTAAGAACATTACAGGTAATGATACATCTCCTATAACATCGAGAAttgatcgaaaacgaaaacaaCGATCTCCATCTTCCCCCAGTAGTACACAAAAAGTTTATGCTAGAACTGGGTTAACAGGGGAAATAGAAATGTTACGATTAGATACAGTGTGTTCTCCAAAAGGAGTTACATTCAGTACACCTCTAAgcacacaaaaattaaacaaattaaaaatgaaatcgaCGCGTTTCGAACTCCCCAAATCAAATCAACAAGAAAATTTGAATTCCTCAATTATTAGTCCACCACCAACTCAAAATTCGAGTTGTCCAGTAACTCCTAAAACGCCAAGAACACCTTATCGTACTCCAAAATCAGTGAGGCGGGGTCAATGGAGTTCTGACCAAAGAATTTTAGGAACACCTGATTACTTAGCCCCTGAATTACTTTTAAGAAATGGCCACAATGTAGCTGTGGATTGGTGGGCTTTGGGTGtttgtttttatgaatttgtaaCAGGAATTCCTCCATTTAATGATATCAATCCCCAacatgtatttaaaaatattttagaaagaaATATTGAGTGGCCAACGGATGATGAAGCCCTTTCAGAACCTACAGTAACTGCAATTGAAAGTTTATTAACCTCAGAACCTGATGATAGACCAAAGGCTGAGGATGTTATGAAAATGGATGCTTTTGCTGGATTTGATTGGCAGAATTTGTTGTCAATAACTCCACCTTTTCTACCTGATCCTTATGATCTTACAGATACAGGATATTTCCAAGCAAGAAACGaacttttaaactttaatatttcttgttttgacatttga
- the LOC111413392 gene encoding uncharacterized protein: protein MTLYKCKLFFLSLYRVFEDLMGYDSKKSKNFLQNILIISTITLAVTFYVILASFFFIFRFITLICLKLKYRSAFIAPLSSLDVINERRNSKVIIQIVLMERVKNSFQDVVKCVNEKMRRAEESCQKLTCTVKNCFGYYYYLQTNTQGDVQIVNFNLNGGYLTKNDIKMYLNENFVDVNNTLNDKMWKVTILNQFVNWNFKEDLQYAIIISVRHCVGDGAAIIGMLKNKIFTKSDFIFIKSNLDSANIEKRTLLSEELYKNPLKESGKDCFEDLPYNPKEYLSFFTEEQPKYVIMIKKIKNKLNIQFSDVLIAGVVTAIVKYCNKNKIVLSSLNGATTVTHLTESHKSLFSGEFNFNKISNHSELLRLDLPIDSKNVIEMVLKINEIKKKAMTGIEIPLHKILFKIMPVFPAIVIQHLTDSFTKNIAFNITNISGIKDGIVDDKVFNNILFFASQFYNFGFCFYIFTLGDNFQVAVKSRKGVVKNVEDLDFILDDIKEYIDDLYNELEFNDKNNVSNII from the exons ATGACTTTGTATAAGTGCAAACTATTCTTTTTGAGTTTATATCGAGTTTTTGAG GATTTAATGGGAtatgattcaaaaaaatcgaaaaatttctTGCAAAACATCCTCATTATTTCAACAATAACTTTAGCAGTCACATTTTATGTAATATTAGCatctttctttttcatttttcgttTCATCACTTTAATATGTTTGAAACTTAAATACAGAAGTGCTTTTATTGCACCATTATCGTCGTTAGACGTGATAAATGAACGAAGAAATAGCAAAGTAATAATCCAAATCGTTCTCATGGAGCGAGTTAAGAATTCTTTCCAAGATGTTGTAAAATGTGTTAACGAAAAAATGAGACGAGCCGAAGAGAGTTGTCAAAAATTAACTTGTactgttaaaaattgttttggttattattattatttacaaacaAACACCCAGGGGGACGttcaaattgtaaattttaatcttaatggAGGGTATCTTACAAAGAATGACattaaaatgtatttgaatgaaaattttgttgatgttaataatacgttaaatgataaaatgtggaaagtaactattttaaatcaattcgTTAATTGGAATTTTAAGGAAGATCTTCAATATGCGATTATTATTAGCGTTCGGCATTGTGTTGGCGATGGAGCTGCCATTATAGGAatgttaaagaataaaatttttacaaaaagcgattttatatttatcaaaaGCAATTTAGATTCAGCTAACATTGAAAAAAGAACACTTTTATCTGAAGAACTTTACAAAAATCCACTAAAAGAAAGCGGAAAAGATTGTTTTGAAGATCTCCCTTACAACCCTAAAGAATATTTATCGTTTTTTACCGAAGAACAACCTAAATATGTTATCatgataaagaaaattaaaaataaattaaatattcaatttaGCGATGTTCTAATCGCAGGAGTTGTAACTGCCATTGTAAAATATTGCAATAag aataaaattgtattatcTTCTTTAAATGGAGCCACAACTGTTACCCATTTGACAGAGTCgcataaaagtttattttctggggaatttaattttaataaaatttcaaatcattCCGAATTATTACGTTTGGATCTCCCGATTGattccaaaaatgttattgagatggttttaaaaattaatgaaatcaaGAAAAAAGCAATGACAGGAATAGAAATTCCC ctacacaaaattctttttaagatAATGCCAGTTTTTCCAGCAATAGTAATACAGCATTTAACGGattcttttacaaaaaacatCGCTTTTAATATAACTAATATTTCTGGAATAAAAGATGGGATTGTGGATGATAAAGTGTTTAACAATATCTTATTCTTTGCATcgcaattttataattttggattctgtttctatatttttacgCTTGGTGATAACTTTCAAGTTGCCGTTAAAAGTAGAAAGGGTGTTGTAAAGAATGTTGAAGATCTTGATTTTATTCTTGATGATATTAAGGAATATATTGACGATTTATATAATGAGCTTGAATtcaatgataaaaataatgtcTCAAACATAATATAG